From one Trifolium pratense cultivar HEN17-A07 linkage group LG1, ARS_RC_1.1, whole genome shotgun sequence genomic stretch:
- the LOC123917880 gene encoding BEL1-like homeodomain protein 1 — MATYFHNNSEIQGGSADGLQTLIFMNPSGYINYSDTPQPPPHAGNLVFLNSAATLAGNGNTSIQQQHNLSHAPPQFVGVPLSAEQSVQAHHDISALHGFPPRMQYNLWNAADPNSAAREATRATQGLSLSLHAQGSGEDARVSAGGSCSSASNNGVSGIQSVLLSSKYLKATQELLDEVVNVNGGIKVESVKKSFEKNKVVGESSTAVSGDGGSVGGDGSGKRSSELSTTERQEVQMKKAKLINMLDEVEQRYRQYHNQMQMVISSFEQVAGIGSARTYTALALQTISKQFRCLKDAITGQIRAANKSLGEDDSFGGKIEGSRLKYVDHHLRQQRAIQQLGMMHHNAWRPQRGLPERSVSVLRAWLFEHFLHPYPKDSDKHMLAKQTGLTRSQVSNWFINARVRLWKPMVEEMYTEEMKEQEMNGSEDNKSSKHIDEDTSMKSTTPQQVPTSETESKSFNSKQDIPIVSVSTQSTSPIGVNVRNNNSGFSFTELDGITQASPKRTRNHEILQSPNHVKSNETNNNNEQISMKFGDDRQSRDGYCFMGNQTNFIAGFGQYPMEEIGRFDAEQFTPRFSGNNNGVSLTLGLPHCDTLSGTHQSFMPNQNIQLGRRLDISEQNEFGDSSAAFESMNMQNPKRFAAQLLPDFVA; from the exons atggcaacttattttcataataatTCAGAAATTCAAGGTGGTTCTGCTGATGGCCTACAAACACTCATATTCATGAACCCATCAGGCTACATCAATTACTCCGACACGCCGCAACCGCCGCCACATGCCGGAAACCTTGTATTTCTAAATTCAGCAGCCACACTAGCCGGCAACGGCAACACCTCAATCCAACAACAACATAATCTATCTCACGCGCCACCACAATTTGTTGGGGTCCCGCTCTCGGCAGAACAATCAGTACAAGCTCATCACGACATCTCCGCCTTGCATGGGTTCCCACCGCGCATGCAGTACAATTTGTGGAACGCTGCTGACCCAAATTCGGCGGCGCGTGAGGCTACACGCGCTACACAGGGGCTGTCTTTAAGCTTACACGCACAAGGTTCGGGCGAGGATGCACGAGTTTCGGCTGGTGGGTCGTGTTCCTCTGCTTCAAACAACGGTGTTTCAGGGATTCAGAGTGTGTTGTTAAGTTCTAAGTATTTGAAAGCTACACAAGAATTACTTGATGAGGTTGTTAATGTTAATGGTGGAATTAAGGTTGAAAGTGTTAAGAAAAGTTTTGAGAAAAATAAGGTTGTTGGAGAATCTTCAACTGCTGTTAGTGGTGATGGTGGTTCTGTTGGTGGTGATGGAAGTGGAAAACGTAGCTCTGAATTATCAACTACAGAGAGACAAGAAGTTCAGATGAAGAAGGCAAAGTTAATTAACATGCTTGATGag GTGGAACAAAGGTACAGACAATATCACAACCAGATGCAAATGGTGATATCCTCATTTGAACAAGTTGCAGGAATTGGCTCAGCAAGAACTTACACTGCACTTGCATTACAAACAATTTCAAAGCAATTTAGGTGTTTAAAAGATGCTATTACTGGCCAAATTAGAGCTGCAAataaaagcttaggagaagaTGATAGCTTTGGTGGCAAAATTGAAGGGTCTAGACTTAAATATGTTGATCATCATTTAAGGCAACAAAGAGCTATTCAACAATTGGGAATGATGCATCATAATGCTTGGAGACCTCAAAGAGGATTGCCTGAAAGATCTGTTTCGGTTCTTCGTGCTTGGCTTTTCGAACACTTCCTTCATCC TTATCCAAAGGATTCAGACAAACACATGCTGGCAAAACAAACAGGACTTACTAGGAGCCAG GTTTCAAATTGGTTCATAAATGCTCGAGTTCGACTTTGGAAGCCAATGGTGGAAGAAATGTACACGGAAGAGATGAAGGAGCAAGAGATGAATGGTTCTGAGGATAACAAATCAAGCAAGCATATTGATGAAGACACTTCAATGAAATCAACAACTCCACAACAAGTTCCAACCTCAGAAACAGAATCGAAAAGTTTCAATTCGAAACAAGACATTCCTATAGTTTCAGTTTCAACACAATCAACTTCACCAATTGGTGTGAATGTTAGAAACAATAATTCCGGATTCAGCTTCACAGAACTTGATGGAATAACACAAGCAAGTCCAAAGAGAACAAGGAACCATGAAATCCTTCAATCACCAAATCATGTGAAATCAAATgagacaaataataataatgaacaaATTTCAATGAAATTTGGTGATGATAGACAAAGTAGAGATGGTTATTGTTTCATGGGAAATCAAACTAATTTCATCGCCGGTTTCGGTCAATATCCGATGGAAGAAATCGGTAGATTTGATGCTGAACAATTCACACCAAGGTTTTCAGGTAACAACAATGGTGTTTCACTCACTCTTGGTTTACCTCATTGTGACACATTATCAGGAACACATCAAAGTTTTATGCCAAACCAAAACATTCAACTAGGAAGAAGATTGGACATTAGTGAACAAAATGAGTTTGGTGATTCTTCAGCTGCATTTGAGAGTATGAACATGCAGAATCCAAAAAGATTTGCTGCACAATTATTGCCAGATTTTGTGGCCTAA